One genomic region from Cryomorphaceae bacterium encodes:
- the secE gene encoding preprotein translocase subunit SecE: MKAYIIESYEELVHKVTWPTWKELQSSSILVLIASIIIALLVFLMDYIFGVNAVQSGDVNWKGVLGYIYEILIG; this comes from the coding sequence ATGAAAGCTTACATTATAGAATCATACGAAGAGTTGGTACACAAAGTGACCTGGCCAACCTGGAAAGAGCTTCAAAGTAGCTCAATCCTTGTGCTGATCGCTTCCATCATTATCGCTCTCCTTGTATTCCTTATGGATTATATTTTCGGAGTAAATGCGGTTCAGTCGGGAGACGTTAACTGGAAAGGAGTACTTGGGTACATCTACGAGATTCTAATCGGATAG